In the genome of Vespa crabro chromosome 17, iyVesCrab1.2, whole genome shotgun sequence, one region contains:
- the LOC124430004 gene encoding mediator of RNA polymerase II transcription subunit 15-like isoform X1, protein MRYTFLLLALVALGAATIPQQKQRAANKELLQKQQNCIDLLEQITQDDIPNPQLNQLGHNYDIIANSNMYQNPIIAKYYGNVVKAGLVQPKGTAFSNSVAQLRKEASLLLKIFLDAVDYKTFLSTAAYARVNVNEGQFLQAFIAAVLQRQDTQGVILPPLYEILPQYYFDSRIIQEAQKISSQIIHSPSVQNVVIPVNQTAYLPHGEDQLSYFTHDVGLANYYTYVHLASNILQQKQQQQQQQQQQQQQQQQQQQQQQRQQQQQQQQLQQQQHQQQQQQQQQQQQQHYYQLGGSGIQWSEQDSPIGAGAQSAYLHQQLLAHYQLNRLANGLDPINQLDYVTVQAPFEPRLQHPNGLSFPGRPEYLNLEQQGSQQQELSQTVKDLEKRLIEAIDSGYVQTAQGGLLSLYQPQGLNILAELIQGNGKSVNPRYYGSLQAAANHLLGNAPHVKNIYDYTPSVLELPETSVRDPAFYQLYQKVINLYKRYQNSLSPYEYNDLLLPGVTIQSVVVSPLTTFFDEYYVSLNQATVQEQGQGILGGQVGQQGVQQVQQQGQQQGQQQGQLQGQLQGQQQGQHQGQQQGQQQGQQQGQQQGQQQGQQQGQQQGQQQEPTIQAKLMRLDHHPYNYQIIVQCQSHIPGAVVRVYLGPKYDNQGQPISISEHRQLFVEFDQFVQDLQQGQNIISRNSQQASGQSHDYPSTQAIQEGVNAAINSQQPLYITKPQHVYGFPARLSLPKGTSNGLPLQLLVVISASTTQENPNYGPVIPEQYQNYQEHYQIVGAKEYQQQQGQQQIHDVKKTMEVLPEQNDLEQFIEAVGKEQGSFYAKQGQTPYTQVKANQYGHIQQYHQYGQQQTPNGGQQQSTVLGGVLGGVLGGVQSGVQGIVSIHGVQAGVQLGVQEGVQAGVQRQPQGGLQAQGGQQVGVQVGLQGDVQGGVQGGVQGGVQGGVQGGVQGGVQGGVQSGVQGGVYGTSHWQGQHGVWQGQQGPAQHYSSGQTHAGGYQGIYQTSGQTVQDQQVDNHYQNKMISEIIGGAISLDGKPYGYPLDRPLTPGALAVSNIYVCDVDVKHEGQLTNTINQ, encoded by the exons ATGCGGTATACATTCCTTTTATTGGCGCTCGTGGCCCTCGGGGCGGCTACAATTCCGCAGCAAAAACAACGTGCTG CAAATAAAGAACTCTTGCAGAAGCAGCAAAATTGCATCGATCTTCTTGAACAGATCACTCAGGATGATATACCAAACCCGCAGCTAAATCAACTCGGCCATAACTATGACATTATTGCAAACTCCAACATGTATCAAAATCCAATAATCGCCAAGTATTACGGCAATGTCGTTAAAGCTGGTTTGGTTCAGCCTAAGGGCACTGCCTTCTCCAACTCTGTCGCTCAATTGCGCAAGGAAGCATCTCTTCTTCTGAAAATCTTTTTGGATGCCGTTGATTATAAAACTTTCTTGTCTACTGCCGCTTATGCTCGTGTTAATGTCAACGAAGGACAATTCCTCCAG GCCTTCATCGCTGCCGTCTTACAACGTCAAGACACCCAGGGGGTAATTTTACCTCCATTATACGAAATCCTTCCCCAATATTACTTTGACTCTAGAATCATCCAGGAAGCACAAAAAATCAGTTCGCAAATTATTCACTCTCCAAGCGTTCAAAATGTTGTTATTCCTGTCAATCAAACCGCATACTTGCCTCACGGAGAAGATCAGCTTTCTTACTTCACGCATGATGTTGGACTTGCAAATTACTATACCTATGTTCATTTGGCTAGTAATATCCTGCAACAG aaacaacaacaacaacagcaacagcaacagcaacagcaacagcaacagcaacagcaacagcagcagcagcggcagcagcaacagcaacagcagcagctgcagcagcagcagcatcagcagcagcaacaacagcagcagcaacagcagcagcaacattACTATCAATTAGGAGGTTCCGGAATTCAGTGGTCGGAACAAGACAGTCCTATCGGTGCAGGAGCTCAATCCGCCTATCTTCACCAACAACTTTTGGCCCATTACCAATTGAATCGCCTTGCCAACGGACTTGATCCAATTAATCAACTCGACTACGTTACCGTACAGGCTCCGTTCGAGCCTCGTCTTCAACATCCCAATGGTCTCTCATTCCCCGGCCGTCCAGAATACTTGAATCTTGAACAACAAGGCTCGCAACAGCAAGAATTGAGCCAGACTGTGAAAGATTTGGAAAAGAGATTGATTGAAGCCATCGACTCTGGATATGTTCAAACTGCACAAGGTGGCTTATTATCCCTTTACCAACCGCAAGGCTTAAACATACTCGCCGAATTGATTCAAGGAAATGGGAAAAGTGTAAATCCAAG ATACTATGGCAGTCTTCAAGCAGCAGCTAATCATCTCCTTGGTAACGCTCCCcatgttaaaaacatttacGACTACACGCCGTCCGTTTTGGAACTTCCCGAGACATCCGTTCGCGATCCAGCCTTCTACCAACTTTACCAAAAAGTAATCAATCTCTACAAGCGCTATCAAAATTCCTTGTCACCATATGAATACAACGATCTCCTTCTTCCTGGCGTTACAATTCAATCCGTTGTTGTCTCTCCATTAACGACTTTCTTCGATGAGTATTACGTGAGCCTTAATCAGGCAACCGTTCAAGAACAAGGACAAGGAATTCTAGGTGGACAGGTTGGTCAACAAGGCGTGCAGCAAGTACAACAGCAAGGACAACAGCAAGGACAACAGCAAGGACAATTGCAAGGACAATTGCAAGGACAACAGCAAGGACAACATCAAGGACAGCAGCAAGGACAGCAACAAGGACAGCAGCAAGGTCAACAGCAAGGACAACAGCAAGGACAACAGCAAGGACAACAGCAAGGACAACAGCAAGAACCAACTATACAGGCCAAATTAATGAGATTAGATCACCACCCGTACAATTATCAGATCATCGTTCAATGTCAGAGTCACATCCCCGGTGCCGTTGTTCGCGTTTATCTTGGACCAAAATACGATAACCAAGGACAACCAATTAGCATTTCTGAACACAGACAATTATTCGTAGAATTCGACCAATTCGTTCAAGACC TGCAACAAGggcaaaatattatatctaggAACTCTCAACAGGCGTCAGGACAAAGCCACGACTATCCATCGACGCAAGCTATTCAAGAAGGTGTAAACGCTGCCATTAATTCCCAGCAGCCATTATACATTACAAAA CCACAACACGTCTATGGTTTCCCTGCCAGGCTATCTCTTCCCAAGGGTACTTCCAATGGTTTGCCGCTCCAGCTTCTCGTAGTGATCTCCGCGTCGACAACACAGGAGAATCCGAATTACGGGCCAGTTATCCCAGAACAATACCAGAATTATCAGGAACATTACCAAATAGTAGGAGCTAAAGAGTATCAGCAGCAACAGGGACAGCAACAGATACACGATGTGAAAAAAACCATGGAAGTTTTGCCTGAGCAAAATGATCTAGAACAATTTATCGAAG CCGTCGGCAAAGAACAAGGTAGTTTCTACGCGAAACAAGGACAAACTCCATACACCCAAGTAAAAGCTAATCAGTATGGGCACATTCAACAGTATCACCAATATGGACAACAACAGACACCTAACGGCGGACAGCAACAATCGACCGTTCTGGGCGGCGTTTTGGGCGGCGTTCTGGGCGGAGTTCAATCTGGCGTTCAAG gTATTGTATCTATACACGGCGTGCAAGCAGGAGTGCAACTTGGCGTACAAGAAGGCGTACAAGCGGGAGTACAAAGACAACCGCAAGGAGGCTTACAAGCACAAGGAGGACAACAAGTAGGAGTACAAGTAGGTCTGCAAGGTGACGTACAAGGAGGTGTACAAGGAGGTGTACAAGGTGGTGTACAAGGTGGTGTACAAGGTGGTGTACAAGGTGGTGTACAAGGTGGTGTACAAAGTGGTGTACAAGGTGGTGTGTACGGTACGAGCCACTGGCAAGGACAACACGGTGTTTGGCAAGGACAACAAGGGCCGGCGCAACATTATAGCAGCGGACAGACGCACGCTGGTGGATACCAAGGAATTTATCAAACTAGCGGCCAAACTGTTCAGGATCAACAAGTCGATAACCATTATCAGAACAAAATGATTTCCGAAATCATCGGTGGTGCCATTTCCCTCGACGGCAAGCCTTACGGTTATCCATTGGACAGACCTCTTACTCCCGGTGCTCTTGCCGTTTCTAACATTTACGTCTGCGATGTTGACGTCAAACACGAGGGTCAACTGACCAACACGATCAACCAGTAA
- the LOC124430022 gene encoding troponin C, translating to MEEDDQKMAVMRKAFQMFDTTKSGVIDTLKISTILNTMGQLFDDGELNALIEENDPEGTGKVNFDGFCRIAGRFLEEEDAEAMQEELKEAFRLYDREGNGYITTATLKEILAALDDKLTSSDLDGIIAEIDTDGSGTVDFDEFMEMMTGE from the exons ATG GAAGAAGACGACCAAAAAATGGCGGTAATGCGAAAAGCCTTCCAAATGTTCGACACAACGAAGAGCGGTGTCATCGATACCCTCaagatatcaacgatattgAACACGATGGGTCAGCTCTTCGATGATGGTGAACTGAATGCGTTGATAGAGGAAAACGATCCCGAAGGTACGGGCAAGGTGAACTTTGATGGATTCTGTAGAATCGCAGGACGATTTCTCGAAGAGGAAGACGCCGAAGCGATGCAGGAGGAACTCAAGGAAGCCTTCCGATTATACGACAGGGAAGGAAATGGTTATATCACTACGGCCACGCTGAAAGAAATCTTAGCTGCGTTAGATGACAAATTAACTAGTTCCGATCTCGATGGCATAATCGCTGAAATTGATACAGATGGTTCTGGAACGGTGGACTTTGATG aaTTCATGGAAATGATGACAGGCGAGTGA
- the LOC124430004 gene encoding mediator of RNA polymerase II transcription subunit 15-like isoform X2: MRYTFLLLALVALGAATIPQQKQRAANKELLQKQQNCIDLLEQITQDDIPNPQLNQLGHNYDIIANSNMYQNPIIAKYYGNVVKAGLVQPKGTAFSNSVAQLRKEASLLLKIFLDAVDYKTFLSTAAYARVNVNEGQFLQAFIAAVLQRQDTQGVILPPLYEILPQYYFDSRIIQEAQKISSQIIHSPSVQNVVIPVNQTAYLPHGEDQLSYFTHDVGLANYYTYVHLASNILQQKQQQQQQQQQQQQQQQQQQQQQQRQQQQQQQQLQQQQHQQQQQQQQQQQQQHYYQLGGSGIQWSEQDSPIGAGAQSAYLHQQLLAHYQLNRLANGLDPINQLDYVTVQAPFEPRLQHPNGLSFPGRPEYLNLEQQGSQQQELSQTVKDLEKRLIEAIDSGYVQTAQGGLLSLYQPQGLNILAELIQGNGKSVNPRYYGSLQAAANHLLGNAPHVKNIYDYTPSVLELPETSVRDPAFYQLYQKVINLYKRYQNSLSPYEYNDLLLPGVTIQSVVVSPLTTFFDEYYVSLNQATVQEQGQGILGGQVGQQGVQQVQQQGQQQGQQQGQLQGQLQGQQQGQHQGQQQGQQQGQQQGQQQGQQQGQQQGQQQGQQQEPTIQAKLMRLDHHPYNYQIIVQCQSHIPGAVVRVYLGPKYDNQGQPISISEHRQLFVEFDQFVQDLQQGQNIISRNSQQASGQSHDYPSTQAIQEGVNAAINSQQPLYITKPQHVYGFPARLSLPKGTSNGLPLQLLVVISASTTQENPNYGPVIPEQYQNYQEHYQIVGAKEYQQQQGQQQIHDVKKTMEVLPEQNDLEQFIEAVGKEQGSFYAKQGQTPYTQVKANQYGHIQQYHQYGQQQTPNGGQQQSTVLGGVLGGVLGGVQSGVQGVQLGVQEGVQAGVQRQPQGGLQAQGGQQVGVQVGLQGDVQGGVQGGVQGGVQGGVQGGVQGGVQGGVQSGVQGGVYGTSHWQGQHGVWQGQQGPAQHYSSGQTHAGGYQGIYQTSGQTVQDQQVDNHYQNKMISEIIGGAISLDGKPYGYPLDRPLTPGALAVSNIYVCDVDVKHEGQLTNTINQ; encoded by the exons ATGCGGTATACATTCCTTTTATTGGCGCTCGTGGCCCTCGGGGCGGCTACAATTCCGCAGCAAAAACAACGTGCTG CAAATAAAGAACTCTTGCAGAAGCAGCAAAATTGCATCGATCTTCTTGAACAGATCACTCAGGATGATATACCAAACCCGCAGCTAAATCAACTCGGCCATAACTATGACATTATTGCAAACTCCAACATGTATCAAAATCCAATAATCGCCAAGTATTACGGCAATGTCGTTAAAGCTGGTTTGGTTCAGCCTAAGGGCACTGCCTTCTCCAACTCTGTCGCTCAATTGCGCAAGGAAGCATCTCTTCTTCTGAAAATCTTTTTGGATGCCGTTGATTATAAAACTTTCTTGTCTACTGCCGCTTATGCTCGTGTTAATGTCAACGAAGGACAATTCCTCCAG GCCTTCATCGCTGCCGTCTTACAACGTCAAGACACCCAGGGGGTAATTTTACCTCCATTATACGAAATCCTTCCCCAATATTACTTTGACTCTAGAATCATCCAGGAAGCACAAAAAATCAGTTCGCAAATTATTCACTCTCCAAGCGTTCAAAATGTTGTTATTCCTGTCAATCAAACCGCATACTTGCCTCACGGAGAAGATCAGCTTTCTTACTTCACGCATGATGTTGGACTTGCAAATTACTATACCTATGTTCATTTGGCTAGTAATATCCTGCAACAG aaacaacaacaacaacagcaacagcaacagcaacagcaacagcaacagcaacagcaacagcagcagcagcggcagcagcaacagcaacagcagcagctgcagcagcagcagcatcagcagcagcaacaacagcagcagcaacagcagcagcaacattACTATCAATTAGGAGGTTCCGGAATTCAGTGGTCGGAACAAGACAGTCCTATCGGTGCAGGAGCTCAATCCGCCTATCTTCACCAACAACTTTTGGCCCATTACCAATTGAATCGCCTTGCCAACGGACTTGATCCAATTAATCAACTCGACTACGTTACCGTACAGGCTCCGTTCGAGCCTCGTCTTCAACATCCCAATGGTCTCTCATTCCCCGGCCGTCCAGAATACTTGAATCTTGAACAACAAGGCTCGCAACAGCAAGAATTGAGCCAGACTGTGAAAGATTTGGAAAAGAGATTGATTGAAGCCATCGACTCTGGATATGTTCAAACTGCACAAGGTGGCTTATTATCCCTTTACCAACCGCAAGGCTTAAACATACTCGCCGAATTGATTCAAGGAAATGGGAAAAGTGTAAATCCAAG ATACTATGGCAGTCTTCAAGCAGCAGCTAATCATCTCCTTGGTAACGCTCCCcatgttaaaaacatttacGACTACACGCCGTCCGTTTTGGAACTTCCCGAGACATCCGTTCGCGATCCAGCCTTCTACCAACTTTACCAAAAAGTAATCAATCTCTACAAGCGCTATCAAAATTCCTTGTCACCATATGAATACAACGATCTCCTTCTTCCTGGCGTTACAATTCAATCCGTTGTTGTCTCTCCATTAACGACTTTCTTCGATGAGTATTACGTGAGCCTTAATCAGGCAACCGTTCAAGAACAAGGACAAGGAATTCTAGGTGGACAGGTTGGTCAACAAGGCGTGCAGCAAGTACAACAGCAAGGACAACAGCAAGGACAACAGCAAGGACAATTGCAAGGACAATTGCAAGGACAACAGCAAGGACAACATCAAGGACAGCAGCAAGGACAGCAACAAGGACAGCAGCAAGGTCAACAGCAAGGACAACAGCAAGGACAACAGCAAGGACAACAGCAAGGACAACAGCAAGAACCAACTATACAGGCCAAATTAATGAGATTAGATCACCACCCGTACAATTATCAGATCATCGTTCAATGTCAGAGTCACATCCCCGGTGCCGTTGTTCGCGTTTATCTTGGACCAAAATACGATAACCAAGGACAACCAATTAGCATTTCTGAACACAGACAATTATTCGTAGAATTCGACCAATTCGTTCAAGACC TGCAACAAGggcaaaatattatatctaggAACTCTCAACAGGCGTCAGGACAAAGCCACGACTATCCATCGACGCAAGCTATTCAAGAAGGTGTAAACGCTGCCATTAATTCCCAGCAGCCATTATACATTACAAAA CCACAACACGTCTATGGTTTCCCTGCCAGGCTATCTCTTCCCAAGGGTACTTCCAATGGTTTGCCGCTCCAGCTTCTCGTAGTGATCTCCGCGTCGACAACACAGGAGAATCCGAATTACGGGCCAGTTATCCCAGAACAATACCAGAATTATCAGGAACATTACCAAATAGTAGGAGCTAAAGAGTATCAGCAGCAACAGGGACAGCAACAGATACACGATGTGAAAAAAACCATGGAAGTTTTGCCTGAGCAAAATGATCTAGAACAATTTATCGAAG CCGTCGGCAAAGAACAAGGTAGTTTCTACGCGAAACAAGGACAAACTCCATACACCCAAGTAAAAGCTAATCAGTATGGGCACATTCAACAGTATCACCAATATGGACAACAACAGACACCTAACGGCGGACAGCAACAATCGACCGTTCTGGGCGGCGTTTTGGGCGGCGTTCTGGGCGGAGTTCAATCTGGCGTTCAAG GAGTGCAACTTGGCGTACAAGAAGGCGTACAAGCGGGAGTACAAAGACAACCGCAAGGAGGCTTACAAGCACAAGGAGGACAACAAGTAGGAGTACAAGTAGGTCTGCAAGGTGACGTACAAGGAGGTGTACAAGGAGGTGTACAAGGTGGTGTACAAGGTGGTGTACAAGGTGGTGTACAAGGTGGTGTACAAGGTGGTGTACAAAGTGGTGTACAAGGTGGTGTGTACGGTACGAGCCACTGGCAAGGACAACACGGTGTTTGGCAAGGACAACAAGGGCCGGCGCAACATTATAGCAGCGGACAGACGCACGCTGGTGGATACCAAGGAATTTATCAAACTAGCGGCCAAACTGTTCAGGATCAACAAGTCGATAACCATTATCAGAACAAAATGATTTCCGAAATCATCGGTGGTGCCATTTCCCTCGACGGCAAGCCTTACGGTTATCCATTGGACAGACCTCTTACTCCCGGTGCTCTTGCCGTTTCTAACATTTACGTCTGCGATGTTGACGTCAAACACGAGGGTCAACTGACCAACACGATCAACCAGTAA